A stretch of Metabacillus sp. FJAT-52054 DNA encodes these proteins:
- a CDS encoding TerD family protein, translated as MTLSLSKGQRIDLTKTNPGLTKVMIGLGWDTNRYNGGHDFDLDASAFLADASGKVQNDSEFIFYNQLKSPNGAVEHTGDNRTGEGDGDDEQILVDFSLMPAHVDKIGIAVTIHDADARRQNFGQVSNAFVRIVDAQTDKEILRYDLGEDFSIETAVVVCELYKHGTDWKFNAIGSGFSGGLASLCRNYGLQV; from the coding sequence ATGACACTTTCATTGTCGAAAGGGCAAAGAATTGATTTAACCAAAACAAACCCCGGATTGACAAAGGTAATGATCGGTCTTGGCTGGGACACAAACCGATATAATGGCGGTCATGACTTTGATTTGGATGCTTCTGCTTTTCTTGCTGATGCTTCCGGAAAAGTTCAAAATGACAGCGAGTTTATTTTTTATAATCAGCTGAAAAGTCCGAATGGCGCGGTTGAACATACAGGGGATAACCGTACAGGTGAAGGCGATGGAGATGATGAACAGATTCTGGTTGATTTCTCTCTAATGCCTGCTCACGTAGATAAGATTGGCATCGCTGTAACCATTCATGATGCAGATGCAAGAAGACAGAATTTCGGACAGGTTTCCAATGCGTTTGTCCGGATCGTTGACGCTCAGACAGATAAAGAAATTCTCCGCTATGATCTTGGAGAGGATTTTTCCATTGAAACAGCGGTTGTTGTCTGTGAGCTGTATAAGCATGGAACAGACTGGAAATTCAATGCCATCGGCAGCGGGTTTTCCGGCGGTCTTGCCTCTTTATGCCGCAATTACGGGCTGCAAGTATAA
- a CDS encoding HAD family hydrolase, giving the protein MIFASDLDQTLIYSRRSFRHDPVEEDIRLIETLDGKEISFMTHKAIALLKQVAEKAMFVPVTTRTIEQFKRITIFQGELASEYAVTSNGGNILKNGTPDADWNRLITGQLKNGMAREDMLEKFQEIVHDEWVLKQRTADDLFSYCIIDRDKVPAELESFTKWLNEAGWTHSMQGRKLYFVPKPVSKWAAIEYIKGIEGKKTVAAAGDSLLDLCLLENAEFPFAPRHGELQEQGQDSQGKIIRTEQEGIFASEEILEKVLKIAEQNLKVIR; this is encoded by the coding sequence ATGATTTTTGCAAGCGATCTTGACCAAACGCTCATCTATTCAAGACGATCCTTCAGACATGACCCGGTAGAGGAAGACATCCGCCTGATTGAAACACTCGATGGGAAAGAGATTTCCTTTATGACCCATAAAGCCATTGCACTGCTTAAACAGGTGGCCGAGAAGGCAATGTTTGTTCCAGTTACAACCAGAACAATCGAACAGTTTAAGCGGATCACCATTTTTCAGGGAGAGCTTGCTTCAGAGTATGCGGTAACAAGCAACGGCGGCAACATTCTAAAGAATGGAACACCGGATGCAGACTGGAACAGACTGATTACCGGGCAGCTGAAAAATGGAATGGCAAGGGAAGACATGCTTGAGAAGTTCCAGGAGATTGTCCACGACGAATGGGTATTGAAGCAAAGAACGGCAGACGATTTGTTCAGCTACTGCATCATTGACAGGGATAAGGTTCCAGCTGAGCTTGAATCCTTTACCAAGTGGCTCAATGAAGCAGGATGGACGCACTCCATGCAGGGGAGAAAGCTTTATTTTGTACCAAAGCCCGTGAGCAAATGGGCAGCAATAGAATACATCAAAGGCATTGAGGGGAAGAAAACCGTTGCAGCAGCAGGGGACTCTTTGCTTGATTTATGTCTTCTCGAAAACGCTGAATTTCCATTTGCTCCAAGGCACGGAGAACTTCAGGAGCAGGGACAGGATTCTCAAGGGAAGATAATCAGAACAGAACAGGAAGGCATTTTTGCTTCAGAGGAAATTCTTGAAAAGGTACTGAAAATAGCAGAGCAAAACTTGAAGGTTATAAGATAA
- a CDS encoding ABC transporter permease, translating into MQTNSRNLYLIPYVLWMVLFVAAPIVLIFYYSLFDIEGNLTLANYAKFFTPVYMQMTLSSFWYAFLITAFSLLIAYPTAYLLTKTKHKQLWLLLIILPTWINLLLKAYAFLGIFGTYGTANNLLAWLGAGRQQILFTDFSFVFVSVYIFIPFMILPIYNSLEEMNPSLIDAARDLGSSQWETFKKVIFPLTVSGVKSGCQAVFIPALSLFMITRLIAGNRVITLGTAIEQHFLVTQDWGMGATIAVFLIIAMAIIILLTNNQRRSAR; encoded by the coding sequence ATGCAAACTAATTCGCGCAATCTGTATCTGATCCCGTACGTACTCTGGATGGTGCTCTTCGTAGCCGCTCCAATCGTTCTCATATTTTACTATTCTTTATTTGATATCGAAGGAAATCTGACGCTCGCCAACTATGCCAAGTTCTTTACGCCGGTGTACATGCAGATGACCCTGAGCTCCTTCTGGTATGCATTCCTTATTACGGCATTTTCCTTGCTGATTGCCTATCCGACCGCTTATTTGCTGACGAAAACGAAGCATAAACAGCTCTGGCTGCTGCTGATCATCCTGCCGACCTGGATTAATCTTTTACTAAAAGCTTACGCGTTTCTTGGAATCTTCGGCACATACGGTACGGCGAATAATCTGCTGGCATGGCTTGGAGCGGGAAGACAGCAAATTCTATTCACAGACTTCAGTTTTGTCTTTGTGTCTGTCTATATTTTCATACCATTTATGATCTTGCCGATTTATAACTCCCTTGAGGAAATGAATCCTTCTTTAATCGATGCAGCGAGAGACCTTGGATCCTCTCAATGGGAGACATTCAAAAAGGTAATCTTTCCGCTTACGGTTTCTGGTGTGAAATCAGGCTGTCAGGCCGTTTTCATTCCGGCGCTCTCCCTGTTTATGATCACACGTTTGATTGCCGGAAACCGGGTCATTACACTTGGGACTGCCATTGAGCAGCATTTCCTCGTCACACAGGACTGGGGAATGGGTGCAACGATTGCGGTCTTCCTGATCATCGCTATGGCGATCATTATCCTGCTAACCAATAACCAGAGGAGGAGCGCAAGATGA
- a CDS encoding XRE family transcriptional regulator, whose translation MQIGKKIKNLRLKSGLTQEELGERTDLSKGYISQLERDLSSPSMETFFSILEVLGCTPEKFFESGDSIQKVVYSEEDQTGYKDEEKGYEIHWLVPESNEKEMEPIRLLFKENGEFKEFEPSSSETYGYCLSGRVAIRIGTRYYSASAGESIYFSAADTHQITNDFNGPSEIILVATNSYL comes from the coding sequence ATGCAAATAGGAAAAAAAATAAAAAATCTGCGTCTGAAAAGCGGTCTGACTCAGGAAGAACTTGGTGAACGCACAGATTTAAGCAAAGGCTACATATCTCAGCTTGAACGGGATTTAAGCTCTCCGTCTATGGAAACCTTTTTCAGCATTCTGGAAGTGCTGGGATGCACCCCGGAAAAGTTTTTTGAATCTGGAGATTCTATTCAGAAGGTTGTGTATTCAGAAGAAGATCAAACAGGGTATAAAGATGAAGAGAAGGGCTACGAAATTCACTGGCTCGTTCCTGAATCCAATGAGAAGGAAATGGAACCGATCCGTCTTCTTTTTAAGGAAAATGGGGAATTTAAAGAATTTGAACCCTCCTCATCCGAAACATACGGGTATTGTTTGAGCGGAAGAGTGGCTATTCGCATCGGCACCAGATATTACAGTGCGAGTGCAGGGGAATCAATTTATTTTTCTGCTGCAGATACTCACCAGATTACAAATGACTTCAACGGACCATCAGAGATTATCCTCGTCGCTACCAATTCCTACTTATAA
- a CDS encoding HpcH/HpaI aldolase/citrate lyase family protein: protein MKHFHYLPVHTLDEIFYSKPAPFSRTSSKEQLAYALGATLYMPGTREQISSDVLSGKFLEGKHEGLTSMAICLEDSIGDDEVETAEINTVHQLQTIFANIEKEAFSEELLPLIFIRVREAEQMIKLIRHLGKAATLLCGFVFPKFTAANGEKYFETLRQLNEEFSLSLYGMPILESYEIIYKETRMEALVGIKELLDANYGLVLNVRIGATDFSGLFGIRRSNDTTIYDISVIRDCITDIINMFGRSSKEYVISGPVWEYFYGSKRIMKPQIRQSPFQQAFGRNGLQVRTEMINRFEDALIHEIMLDKTNGLVGKTVIHPSHIKVVHALNVVTHEEYLDAKAILDSQDGANGVFKSTYANKMNEVKPHTNWARKVLLKSSIYGVLHDQQSFIDLLNTKQKEQILTGNLR, encoded by the coding sequence TTGAAGCATTTTCACTATCTTCCGGTCCATACACTGGACGAAATTTTTTACAGCAAGCCGGCTCCATTCAGCCGTACCTCCTCTAAAGAACAGCTGGCTTACGCACTTGGGGCGACACTTTACATGCCGGGAACGAGAGAACAAATTTCTAGTGATGTGCTATCTGGAAAATTTCTTGAGGGCAAGCATGAGGGATTAACAAGCATGGCGATTTGTCTTGAGGATTCCATTGGGGATGACGAAGTAGAGACAGCAGAAATCAATACAGTCCATCAGCTGCAGACGATTTTTGCAAACATTGAAAAAGAAGCGTTCAGTGAGGAGCTTCTCCCGCTTATTTTCATACGGGTACGGGAAGCAGAACAGATGATAAAACTCATCCGCCATTTAGGAAAAGCGGCAACCCTGCTATGCGGTTTCGTTTTCCCGAAGTTTACTGCAGCCAATGGGGAAAAATACTTCGAAACCCTCCGGCAGCTGAATGAAGAATTCTCTTTATCTCTTTATGGAATGCCGATCCTTGAATCCTATGAAATTATCTATAAGGAAACAAGAATGGAGGCGCTTGTTGGGATTAAAGAGCTGCTGGATGCCAATTATGGTCTCGTTTTGAACGTCCGAATCGGAGCGACCGATTTTTCAGGCCTGTTTGGAATTAGAAGAAGCAACGATACAACCATTTACGATATTTCCGTTATACGGGACTGTATTACAGACATTATCAATATGTTCGGCCGGAGTTCAAAAGAGTATGTCATCTCGGGTCCGGTGTGGGAGTATTTCTATGGTTCCAAGCGGATTATGAAGCCTCAGATCAGGCAGTCTCCTTTTCAGCAGGCATTCGGGCGAAACGGTCTCCAAGTGCGGACGGAAATGATTAACCGTTTTGAAGATGCCTTGATTCATGAAATCATGCTTGATAAGACGAATGGTCTCGTGGGCAAAACGGTGATTCATCCATCTCATATTAAAGTCGTTCATGCGCTGAACGTTGTGACTCATGAGGAATATTTGGATGCAAAGGCCATTTTGGACAGCCAGGATGGAGCGAACGGTGTGTTTAAGAGCACGTATGCCAACAAGATGAATGAAGTAAAACCACATACAAACTGGGCACGGAAAGTGCTGCTCAAATCTTCTATTTACGGGGTGCTTCATGACCAACAATCCTTCATTGACCTTCTTAACACAAAACAAAAAGAGCAAATACTCACTGGAAATCTTAGATAA
- a CDS encoding TerD family protein: MAISLAKGQKVDLTKSNPGLTNIIVGLGWDTNKYDGGQDFDLDSSVFLLNADGKCSSEADFVFYNNTKGANGAVEHTGDNRTGEGDGDDEQVKVNLTSVPESIQKIAFTITIHDAETRSQNFGQVSNSYVRILSETNGEELIRYDLGEDFSIETAVVVGELYRHGAEWKFSAIGSGYQGGLSSLVSDYGLNV, from the coding sequence ATGGCAATCAGTTTAGCAAAAGGACAAAAAGTAGACTTAACAAAATCAAACCCGGGCTTGACGAATATTATCGTAGGACTTGGCTGGGACACGAATAAGTACGACGGCGGTCAGGACTTTGACCTTGACTCTTCTGTATTCCTGTTAAATGCTGATGGAAAATGCTCTTCTGAAGCAGACTTTGTTTTTTACAACAATACAAAGGGTGCAAACGGCGCGGTTGAGCACACTGGAGACAACCGTACCGGTGAAGGAGACGGCGATGACGAGCAGGTAAAAGTGAACCTGACAAGCGTACCTGAAAGCATTCAAAAAATTGCGTTCACCATTACAATCCACGATGCTGAAACACGCAGCCAGAACTTTGGACAAGTCAGCAACTCTTACGTTCGCATCTTGAGCGAAACAAATGGCGAGGAATTAATCCGCTACGATCTTGGCGAGGATTTCTCTATTGAAACAGCAGTGGTAGTAGGCGAGCTTTACCGTCACGGTGCTGAGTGGAAATTCAGCGCAATCGGAAGCGGTTATCAAGGCGGGCTGAGTTCTCTTGTAAGCGACTATGGCTTGAACGTCTAA
- a CDS encoding TerD family protein — protein sequence MAISLQKGQKIDLTKGRAGLSSITVGLGWDPVKKSGGFFGFGGGSSNVDCDASVMMLNENGKLADKKDLIYFGNKTSSCGSVQHSGDNLTGDGEGDDEQVKIDLSRIPSHIHRLVFVVNIYQAVQRKQDFGMIQNAFIRVVDNSSNAELVHFNLTDDFSGLMALVPGEIYRHNGEWKFSAVGDGTKDTSISEIANRYV from the coding sequence ATGGCCATTTCCTTGCAAAAAGGGCAGAAAATCGATTTAACTAAAGGCAGAGCCGGATTGTCTTCCATTACGGTAGGACTAGGTTGGGATCCAGTTAAAAAAAGCGGAGGGTTCTTTGGTTTCGGCGGAGGAAGCAGCAACGTGGATTGCGACGCTTCGGTCATGATGCTCAATGAGAACGGAAAGCTTGCGGATAAAAAGGATTTGATCTATTTCGGCAATAAAACAAGCTCCTGCGGCAGTGTCCAGCACTCCGGAGATAACCTTACCGGAGATGGTGAAGGGGATGACGAGCAGGTTAAAATTGACCTGAGCCGTATACCTTCACATATACATAGGCTTGTATTCGTTGTAAATATTTATCAGGCTGTTCAGCGCAAACAGGATTTTGGAATGATTCAGAATGCATTTATCCGCGTTGTTGATAATTCCAGCAATGCTGAGCTTGTTCATTTCAACCTGACAGACGACTTCTCCGGTTTAATGGCTCTTGTTCCGGGCGAAATCTATCGTCACAACGGAGAGTGGAAATTCTCTGCAGTCGGCGACGGAACAAAGGATACATCCATTAGTGAAATTGCGAACCGCTACGTTTAA
- a CDS encoding cysteine protease StiP family protein: MPAKTMKPPVPMGSYSQKDVVFLLKDISDVMPESSTQDREEAVQSGTHYSEMLPIEYKPSEEYISLFHLSLAQYKERLAIAAGVVAEQIIKERGKGAVLVSLARAGTPIGILIKRYILFKYGIDVPHYSVSIIRGRGIDENAMKYIFENHPSESIQFVDGWTGKGAIKKELNEAVDHLNKTYGTNISDTMAVLADPGYCVTIYGTRGDFLIPSACLNSTVSGLVSRTVLNSEFISPTDYHGAKYYRELEKEDLSLHFIETIADQFTLVKEEVERHLEAMTASEPTWQGLTDIKKIQDDFGIENINLIKPGVGETTRVLLRRVPWRILVKSLDNADLEHIRLLAEERNVPIEEYPDMSYSCCGLIKPLKEGN; this comes from the coding sequence ATGCCAGCTAAAACAATGAAGCCTCCAGTACCTATGGGAAGCTACTCTCAAAAAGATGTCGTCTTTCTATTAAAGGATATCAGCGATGTCATGCCCGAAAGCTCCACTCAGGACAGGGAAGAAGCCGTCCAATCCGGAACGCACTATTCAGAAATGCTGCCGATTGAATACAAGCCATCGGAAGAGTATATTTCTCTCTTTCACCTATCACTTGCCCAGTATAAAGAGCGACTTGCGATTGCCGCTGGAGTTGTCGCGGAGCAAATCATTAAGGAACGTGGAAAAGGGGCTGTTCTCGTCTCCCTTGCACGCGCCGGCACTCCAATTGGAATCCTTATAAAACGGTATATTCTTTTCAAATATGGGATCGATGTGCCGCATTACAGTGTTTCCATCATCCGCGGACGCGGAATTGATGAAAATGCCATGAAGTATATTTTTGAAAATCATCCATCCGAATCGATCCAATTTGTGGACGGATGGACTGGAAAAGGCGCCATCAAGAAAGAACTGAATGAAGCCGTTGATCACCTAAATAAAACTTACGGGACCAATATCAGTGATACAATGGCTGTATTAGCAGACCCTGGATATTGCGTGACCATTTACGGAACAAGAGGAGATTTTTTGATTCCGAGTGCCTGTCTGAACTCGACTGTGTCAGGGCTCGTCAGCCGCACCGTTTTGAACAGCGAGTTTATCAGCCCGACGGATTACCACGGGGCCAAGTACTATCGCGAGCTGGAAAAGGAAGATTTGTCTCTTCATTTTATTGAAACGATTGCAGACCAATTCACTCTTGTAAAAGAAGAAGTAGAAAGACATCTGGAAGCCATGACGGCATCTGAACCGACATGGCAAGGCTTAACTGACATAAAAAAAATTCAGGATGATTTCGGAATCGAAAACATTAATTTAATCAAGCCTGGTGTTGGGGAAACGACAAGGGTGCTGCTCCGCCGTGTGCCGTGGAGGATTCTTGTGAAAAGCCTCGACAATGCGGATCTTGAGCATATCCGCCTGCTTGCTGAAGAGCGGAACGTTCCAATCGAAGAGTATCCGGATATGTCTTATTCCTGCTGCGGACTGATTAAACCGCTCAAGGAGGGAAACTGA
- a CDS encoding phosphoribosyltransferase family protein, protein MTNNPSLTFLTQNKKSKYSLEILDKISVDIEIRENPLHLSLRSLFEMGARINKKRSFLFVSKVLGKHLPVSPKVSLMAGAALAGEYMEKVHGNVHPYKEEMREAIETGEAGELLLQAVQQEKFRLPEETVFIGFAETATALGHAVFNCFENARYLHTTREEVQDLRSAISFEEEHSHATSHRCYAGTEFFDHPHPIVLVDDESTTGKTALNIIESIQAIFPRKEYTIATLLDWRTDEYREEFRRMEEKLGIVIRDVSLLSGSMEAKGASIDDLFEAETTDRPMAEAEICMTGLSAASDYQTEWVSKGESTAAPSYLSSTGRFGMDDSLQKEAGRFINDAAEELRLKRRGERTLCLGTGEFMYIPMRIAAEMGEGIHYQSTTRSPIHSMKKDGYPIFSKFAYPSPEQPDIGHFFYNVEPGMYDEVFVFLEREVPDEQLAPMLEQLKSLVPFIHVVYFCRRKGDQHAS, encoded by the coding sequence ATGACCAACAATCCTTCATTGACCTTCTTAACACAAAACAAAAAGAGCAAATACTCACTGGAAATCTTAGATAAAATCAGCGTCGATATTGAGATCAGAGAAAACCCGCTTCATCTCTCATTAAGAAGTCTGTTTGAGATGGGAGCAAGAATTAACAAAAAGAGAAGCTTCCTGTTTGTCAGCAAGGTCCTTGGGAAGCACTTGCCGGTATCACCAAAGGTTTCTTTAATGGCAGGAGCCGCCCTTGCAGGAGAATACATGGAAAAAGTTCACGGGAACGTTCACCCGTACAAAGAGGAGATGAGAGAGGCCATTGAAACGGGAGAAGCGGGCGAACTGCTCCTGCAGGCGGTTCAGCAGGAGAAATTCAGGCTTCCGGAAGAGACCGTTTTTATCGGTTTTGCCGAAACAGCTACTGCACTTGGACATGCCGTTTTCAATTGCTTCGAAAATGCCAGGTACCTTCATACGACCCGTGAGGAAGTGCAGGATCTAAGATCGGCTATCAGCTTTGAAGAAGAGCATTCCCATGCGACCTCGCACAGGTGCTATGCGGGAACGGAATTCTTCGATCATCCGCATCCGATTGTACTGGTGGATGATGAATCCACAACAGGGAAAACAGCTTTAAATATTATCGAGTCGATTCAGGCGATTTTTCCTAGAAAGGAATATACCATTGCGACGCTGCTGGACTGGCGGACGGACGAGTACAGAGAAGAGTTTCGCAGAATGGAAGAGAAGCTCGGGATTGTCATCCGCGATGTGTCCCTGCTATCAGGATCAATGGAAGCAAAAGGGGCTTCTATAGACGATCTTTTCGAGGCGGAAACAACGGACCGTCCAATGGCAGAGGCTGAAATATGCATGACCGGACTATCTGCCGCCTCCGATTATCAGACGGAATGGGTATCTAAAGGGGAAAGCACGGCAGCGCCTTCCTATCTTTCCAGCACAGGAAGGTTCGGCATGGATGATTCTCTTCAAAAGGAAGCCGGGCGCTTTATCAATGATGCAGCTGAAGAGCTTCGCCTAAAAAGAAGGGGAGAACGCACTCTCTGTCTTGGAACAGGCGAATTTATGTACATACCGATGCGGATTGCAGCGGAAATGGGGGAGGGCATCCACTATCAATCTACGACGAGAAGCCCCATCCATAGCATGAAAAAAGATGGATACCCGATTTTTTCAAAGTTCGCTTATCCAAGTCCGGAGCAGCCGGATATCGGGCATTTCTTTTACAATGTTGAGCCAGGAATGTATGACGAAGTCTTTGTGTTTTTAGAAAGGGAAGTCCCTGATGAACAGCTTGCCCCGATGCTTGAGCAGCTGAAATCTCTTGTTCCGTTTATTCACGTCGTTTACTTTTGCAGAAGGAAAGGTGATCAGCATGCCAGCTAA
- a CDS encoding ABC transporter ATP-binding protein — protein MKNETIIRFEGVSKQYDEAAPVLDSVSFEIERGKFYTLLGPSGCGKTTILRLIAGFTEPSNGSIYFNGKVINDVPANKRQVNTVFQDYALFPHLNVFENVAFGLRIKKMKKGQIEEKVKEALRFVNLEGYETREITEMSGGQKQRVAIARAIVNEPEVILLDEPLSALDLKLRTEMQYELRELQRRLGITFIFVTHDQEEALAMSDEIFVLNKGQIQQSGTPTDIYDEPINRFVADFIGESNIVPGTMVKDYLVEFAGQQFECVDKGFLPSESVEIIVRPEDLVIAKRENGKLQVKVDSQLFRGVHYEICCYDEAGNEWLVHSTKKATVGDEIGLDFEPEAIHVMRFNETEEEFDKRLESYAGESHAN, from the coding sequence ATGAAAAACGAAACCATTATCCGCTTTGAAGGGGTATCCAAGCAATATGACGAAGCCGCACCAGTCCTGGACAGTGTCAGCTTTGAAATCGAGCGGGGAAAATTCTACACGCTGCTTGGACCATCCGGATGCGGAAAAACGACGATTCTCCGTCTTATTGCCGGGTTTACGGAGCCGTCAAACGGAAGCATTTATTTCAACGGAAAAGTAATCAATGATGTACCGGCCAACAAGCGCCAGGTGAACACGGTGTTCCAGGATTATGCACTGTTTCCCCATTTAAACGTCTTTGAAAACGTTGCGTTTGGCCTGCGCATTAAGAAAATGAAAAAAGGTCAGATTGAGGAGAAAGTAAAAGAAGCACTCCGTTTTGTCAATCTTGAAGGATACGAAACACGTGAAATCACGGAAATGTCCGGCGGGCAGAAGCAGCGTGTGGCGATTGCGCGTGCGATCGTCAATGAGCCTGAGGTAATTTTACTGGATGAGCCTCTTTCTGCACTGGACTTAAAGCTTCGCACGGAAATGCAGTATGAGCTGAGAGAGCTGCAGCGCAGACTCGGTATAACGTTTATCTTTGTTACTCATGACCAGGAAGAAGCACTTGCTATGTCTGATGAAATTTTCGTATTGAATAAAGGGCAAATCCAGCAAAGCGGAACCCCTACAGACATTTACGATGAACCGATCAACCGGTTTGTTGCCGACTTTATCGGCGAGTCAAACATTGTTCCCGGAACGATGGTTAAAGACTATTTAGTGGAGTTTGCCGGACAGCAATTTGAGTGCGTGGATAAAGGGTTTCTTCCAAGCGAGTCTGTTGAAATTATCGTAAGGCCGGAAGATTTGGTTATTGCAAAAAGGGAAAATGGAAAGCTTCAGGTGAAGGTAGACTCCCAGCTTTTCAGAGGCGTGCATTATGAAATCTGCTGCTATGATGAGGCAGGGAATGAGTGGCTCGTCCATTCTACGAAAAAAGCAACGGTCGGAGATGAAATCGGGCTCGATTTTGAACCGGAGGCGATCCACGTCATGAGATTTAACGAAACGGAAGAGGAATTCGATAAACGTCTGGAATCCTATGCTGGGGAAAGCCATGCAAACTAA
- a CDS encoding ABC transporter permease — MRKNSKLSNLYLVLVFAILYAPIFYLMYYSFNSGGTMREFEGFTLDWYKEVFQDTRLLIIVLNTLIIALLSSAISTILGVFGALAITYVKKRRTKNTLLTMNNVLIVSPDVIIGASFLILFTMIGIKLGFTSVLLSHIAFSVPIVVIMVLPKLEEMSSSLVDAARDLGASKWEVLTKVILPYITPGIFAGFFMALTYSLDDFAVTFFVTGNGFSTLSVEIYSLARQGISLTINALSTLIFLVTILLVVGYYFITQRNNRVKGVAIRK, encoded by the coding sequence ATGAGAAAAAACAGCAAGCTTTCCAATCTTTATCTAGTTCTCGTCTTCGCCATCCTTTATGCACCAATCTTTTATCTAATGTATTATTCCTTCAACAGCGGGGGAACCATGAGGGAATTTGAAGGATTCACGCTGGACTGGTATAAGGAAGTTTTTCAGGATACAAGACTGCTCATTATCGTCCTTAATACCTTAATCATTGCGCTGCTTTCATCAGCCATTTCTACAATTCTAGGAGTTTTTGGTGCATTAGCGATTACGTATGTGAAAAAGAGACGCACGAAAAATACGTTGCTTACAATGAACAACGTACTGATCGTCAGTCCCGATGTCATTATCGGTGCATCCTTCCTGATTCTTTTTACGATGATTGGAATTAAGCTCGGTTTCACCTCGGTGCTGCTTTCGCACATCGCGTTCAGCGTACCAATCGTTGTCATTATGGTCCTGCCTAAGCTTGAGGAAATGAGCTCGTCTCTTGTGGACGCAGCAAGAGACCTGGGAGCAAGCAAATGGGAAGTTCTCACGAAAGTAATCCTCCCATACATCACACCGGGAATCTTTGCCGGCTTCTTTATGGCTCTGACTTACTCGCTTGATGACTTTGCCGTTACGTTCTTTGTAACGGGGAATGGGTTCTCTACTTTATCAGTTGAAATTTACTCGCTGGCGCGCCAAGGAATTTCCCTGACGATTAATGCACTGTCCACACTGATTTTCCTTGTGACCATTCTGCTTGTCGTGGGCTATTACTTTATTACCCAGCGAAATAACCGCGTGAAAGGGGTGGCAATCCGAAAATGA
- a CDS encoding ABC transporter substrate-binding protein, producing MKQLFNAFIAIAVISVILYVSINQLNSSQGYSGGNTLTIYNWGDYVDPELIARFEKETGIKVIYQTFDSNEAMMTKISQGGTTFDVAMPSEYAISKMKEDGLLIPLDHSKLPNLKNIDTRFMDLSFDPGNQYSIPYFWGTVGIVYNPAMLNGKKITSWNDLWDPEMKNKILLADGAREVMGMGLNSLGYSLNDTNEAHLQEAKAKLNTITPNVKAIVGDEIKMLLANEEAAAGVVWSGDASEIMGENEKLDYVVPEEGSNLWFDNMVIPKTAANREAAHQFINFMLEPDVAAQNAEYVGYSTPNKEGLAILPEEISGDERFYPDTETTEKLEVYDNLGKKMLAHYNELFLEFKMHRK from the coding sequence ATGAAACAGCTGTTCAACGCCTTTATCGCGATTGCTGTCATTTCCGTTATTTTATATGTATCCATTAATCAGCTGAACAGCTCCCAAGGCTATTCAGGCGGGAATACACTCACCATCTACAATTGGGGAGATTACGTAGATCCTGAGCTGATTGCTCGTTTTGAAAAAGAAACAGGCATCAAAGTCATTTACCAAACCTTCGATTCAAATGAAGCGATGATGACGAAAATCTCACAAGGGGGAACTACATTTGATGTAGCAATGCCCTCTGAGTATGCCATCAGCAAGATGAAAGAAGACGGCCTGCTGATTCCGCTTGACCATTCCAAGCTTCCCAATCTGAAGAATATTGATACAAGATTCATGGATTTGTCCTTTGACCCGGGCAATCAATATTCCATCCCTTACTTTTGGGGAACGGTTGGAATTGTATACAATCCTGCCATGCTGAATGGGAAGAAAATTACGAGCTGGAATGATTTATGGGACCCGGAAATGAAAAATAAAATTCTTCTTGCAGATGGAGCGAGGGAAGTGATGGGGATGGGGCTGAACAGCCTCGGCTACTCTCTAAATGATACGAATGAAGCACATCTGCAGGAGGCAAAAGCGAAGCTGAATACCATCACTCCAAACGTCAAAGCGATCGTAGGAGATGAAATCAAAATGCTTCTCGCCAACGAAGAAGCCGCCGCCGGAGTGGTATGGTCAGGAGACGCCTCCGAAATCATGGGCGAAAATGAAAAGCTTGATTACGTTGTGCCTGAGGAAGGCTCCAACCTGTGGTTTGATAACATGGTCATTCCAAAAACGGCAGCCAACCGGGAAGCAGCCCATCAATTCATCAACTTTATGCTTGAACCGGACGTAGCCGCTCAAAACGCCGAATATGTAGGCTACTCCACTCCGAATAAAGAAGGACTCGCTATTTTGCCGGAAGAAATCTCCGGTGATGAGCGGTTCTATCCTGATACTGAAACAACAGAAAAGCTTGAAGTGTACGATAACCTCGGCAAAAAAATGCTCGCTCATTATAACGAATTGTTTCTGGAATTTAAAATGCACAGGAAGTAA